A section of the Cuniculiplasma divulgatum genome encodes:
- a CDS encoding NUDIX hydrolase, whose translation MDSAVGLIIHHNSIVIVKRQRREGDLWSGDIAFPGGHVKEGETAIQGVLREIREEVSLSFQPDDIVMELPPTHSMRMPDMPVYPFVIAAVSLEGLAPGPEIYKIRVVDINSGHRIKHPVNGQDALDFDGWIMWGLTYRIFTQFLSVKENLGKSL comes from the coding sequence ATGGATTCTGCTGTGGGTCTCATAATTCACCATAATTCCATCGTCATCGTTAAGAGGCAGCGAAGGGAAGGTGATCTATGGTCCGGAGACATAGCCTTCCCCGGTGGACATGTGAAGGAAGGGGAAACAGCCATTCAGGGTGTTCTCAGGGAGATCAGGGAAGAGGTGAGCCTCTCGTTTCAGCCGGATGACATCGTGATGGAATTGCCCCCTACCCACTCAATGCGGATGCCAGACATGCCTGTATATCCATTTGTCATAGCAGCAGTCAGCCTTGAGGGGCTCGCACCTGGCCCTGAGATATACAAGATCCGTGTTGTGGACATCAACAGTGGGCACAGGATAAAGCATCCTGTGAACGGACAGGACGCACTTGACTTTGACGGATGGATCATGTGGGGACTCACATACAGGATATTCACGCAGTTCCTTTCAGTCAAGGAAAATCTGGGAAAATCTCTGTGA